In Ruegeria sp. YS9, the genomic window TTGGCGTCACCCAGGACAAAGCGGGTTGCGTGGCTTAGTTTCATCGCCAGCGTGTCCTGCGGGTGATCGCGCAGAATCGTTTCGAATTTCTGAACCGCCTGCGTCTGTTGCCCCGCCAGATAGAGGGCAAGCGACTCCACATAAAGACGCTCACGCGTGGTGACGGGCTGGCGTTCCATCGCCGCGTGGGCAGCAGCCAGCGCTTCGACGGCAACGGCCATCATCTCGCGCCGCCCAAGCAGCGCCATGAACAGACCTTTGATCGCATGACCCAGCGCGAAGTCGGGCTCGAGTTCAAGCACTTTGCCCAAATGCTGAGGCGTGACAGCGGCATGAGCCATGAACCCAAGCAGAACACCATTCCACGCTTCGACGGCCGCCGGCTGGGTCAGGGTGTTCATCTGTCCGAAAACGTCTTGTTTCATGCTTGGGTCCAATCTGATTGCGATATTTGACACTGTTCGATGTAACAGAGTGTGCAAGAGCGGCGTAACAGTATCGACGCTGCTCTCGAATTGGTGAAATGACGTGTGCGAAAAAGACGAAAAAAACCGCCGATTCAAGGGCATGTTTCAGCGACTTGCCGCCTAATTGTGCAAGTATTTCAATCCTCGAACGGGTTTTTTGCGCTCAGAACGGCCGCGGTATCGGCTCCACAGACCGGTGGAGCGTTTCGATATGTTACAGGCGTGCGAGACAGGTTCAGAGGATTCCCGATCAGGTTGACCTGACCCGGCTGGGCCTGCATGGCAATCTGCATTCGTCTTGCGGCCACCTGTTCCGTGTTGAACACCTGATCCAGCGTCTGAACCGGGCCGACGGGCACTTTGACAGCTTCGAGGCCGGAAATGACGGTCTGGGTGTCCAGCGCCTTCACTGCGGGGCGAAGGATGGAATTCAGTGCATCACGATGTTCCAGACGGGCCGGGTTGGTCGCGAATCTCGGATCGCCTGCCAGTTCAGGAGCATTGATTAAGGCGCAGAGCTTTCTGAACTGGCCGTCATTTCCAACCGCGAGAATCACGTGCCCATCAGCGGTTTCGTAGACGTCATAGGGGACGATATTCGGGTGCCCGTTGCCGCGTCTTTGCGGAACATCGCCTGACGTCAGATAGTTGACGCCTTCATTGATCAGCCAGGCAATCTGAGAATCCACCAGCGCCAGATCGATCTGCTGGCCTTCGCCGGTCAGGTCGCGGTGGCGCAGCGCGGCCAGGATACCAACAGTCGCATACATCCCGCACATAACGTCGGCGATGCCAACACCCACTTTCATGGGGGCGCCCTCGGGGTCTCCGGTCAGCGACATGATCCCGCCATAGCCTTGCGCCATCAGGTCATAGCCGGGCTTGCTGGCATTCGGCCCGGTTTGACCGTAGCCCGAGATTGAACAGTACACGAGGCTTGGAAACTC contains:
- a CDS encoding CaiB/BaiF CoA-transferase family protein codes for the protein MAASEGPLKGVKVLDLSRILAGPTCTQLLGDLGASVIKIENPATGGDDTRQWGPPYVSDAEGNRSDLSAYFMSANRNKKSVALDISSAEGQAEIRRLASHADILIENFKPGGLAKYGLDYATLSQEFPSLVYCSISGYGQTGPNASKPGYDLMAQGYGGIMSLTGDPEGAPMKVGVGIADVMCGMYATVGILAALRHRDLTGEGQQIDLALVDSQIAWLINEGVNYLTSGDVPQRRGNGHPNIVPYDVYETADGHVILAVGNDGQFRKLCALINAPELAGDPRFATNPARLEHRDALNSILRPAVKALDTQTVISGLEAVKVPVGPVQTLDQVFNTEQVAARRMQIAMQAQPGQVNLIGNPLNLSRTPVTYRNAPPVCGADTAAVLSAKNPFED